From a single Photobacterium gaetbulicola Gung47 genomic region:
- a CDS encoding 30S ribosomal protein S1 (COG0539), whose translation MTESFALLFEESLNELETRPGAIVKGTVVAIENGYVLVDAGLKSESSIPADEFKNAAGEIEIEIGAEVDVALDAVEDGFGETKLSREKAKRHEAWIVLEKAYEDAETVVGIINGKVKGGFTVELNGIRAFLPGSLVDVRPVRDTAHLENKELEFKVIKLDQKRNNVVVSRRAVIESENSVERDELLASLQEGMEVKGIVKNLTDYGAFVDLGGVDGLLHITDMAWKRVKHPSEIVNVGDEINVKVLKFDRERTRVSLGLKQLGEDPWVAIAKRYPEGTKLSGRVTNLTDYGCFVEIEEGVEGLVHVSEMDWTNKNIHPSKVVNVGDEVEVMVLDIDEERRRISLGLKQCKANPWQSFAEMQAKGDRVTGKIKSITDFGIFIGLEGGIDGLVHLSDISWNVAGEDAVRDFKKGDEISAVVLAVDAERERISLGIKQIEEDPFNGYVAVNKKGALVTGTVTAVDAKGATIELAEGVEGYLRASEASVDRVEDATLVLSVGDSVEAKFTGVDRKNRVINLSVRAKDVAEEQEAMANLNKQEDASFGNAMADAFKAAKGE comes from the coding sequence ATCGAAAACGGTTACGTACTAGTTGACGCAGGCCTTAAGTCTGAGTCTTCTATCCCTGCTGATGAATTCAAGAACGCTGCTGGCGAAATCGAAATCGAAATCGGCGCAGAAGTTGACGTTGCTCTAGACGCAGTAGAAGACGGCTTCGGTGAGACTAAACTTTCTCGCGAGAAAGCTAAGCGCCACGAAGCTTGGATCGTTCTTGAGAAAGCTTACGAAGACGCTGAAACTGTTGTTGGTATCATCAACGGTAAAGTTAAAGGCGGCTTCACAGTTGAACTTAACGGCATCCGTGCGTTCCTACCAGGCTCTCTAGTAGACGTACGTCCAGTTCGTGACACTGCTCACCTAGAAAACAAAGAGCTAGAGTTCAAAGTAATCAAGCTAGACCAGAAGCGTAACAACGTAGTTGTTTCTCGTCGCGCAGTTATCGAATCTGAAAACAGCGTTGAGCGTGATGAACTTCTTGCTTCTCTACAGGAAGGCATGGAAGTTAAAGGTATCGTTAAGAACCTTACTGACTACGGTGCGTTCGTTGACCTTGGTGGTGTTGACGGTCTTCTACACATCACTGACATGGCTTGGAAGCGCGTTAAGCACCCATCTGAAATCGTTAATGTTGGCGACGAGATCAACGTTAAAGTTCTTAAGTTCGACCGTGAGCGTACTCGCGTATCACTAGGTCTTAAGCAGCTAGGCGAAGATCCATGGGTAGCAATCGCTAAGCGTTACCCAGAAGGTACTAAGCTTTCTGGCCGCGTAACTAACCTAACTGACTACGGCTGCTTCGTTGAAATCGAAGAAGGCGTTGAAGGTCTTGTACACGTTTCTGAGATGGATTGGACTAACAAGAACATCCACCCATCTAAAGTTGTTAACGTGGGCGACGAAGTTGAAGTTATGGTTCTTGATATCGACGAAGAGCGTCGTCGTATCAGCCTAGGTCTTAAGCAGTGTAAAGCTAACCCATGGCAGTCATTCGCTGAAATGCAAGCTAAGGGCGATCGCGTAACTGGTAAGATCAAGTCTATCACTGACTTCGGTATCTTCATCGGTCTTGAAGGCGGCATCGACGGTCTTGTTCACCTATCTGACATTTCTTGGAATGTTGCAGGTGAAGACGCAGTTCGCGACTTCAAGAAAGGCGACGAAATCTCTGCAGTTGTTCTAGCGGTTGACGCTGAGCGTGAGCGTATCTCTCTAGGTATCAAGCAGATCGAAGAAGACCCATTCAACGGCTACGTTGCAGTTAACAAGAAAGGTGCTCTAGTTACTGGTACTGTTACTGCAGTTGACGCTAAAGGCGCAACTATCGAGCTAGCTGAAGGTGTTGAAGGTTACCTACGTGCTTCTGAAGCATCAGTTGACCGTGTTGAAGACGCAACTCTAGTTCTTTCTGTTGGCGATTCTGTTGAAGCTAAATTCACAGGCGTTGACCGTAAGAACCGCGTAATCAACCTATCTGTACGCGCTAAAGACGTTGCTGAAGAGCAAGAAGCTATGGCTAACCTGAACAAGCAAGAAGATGCTTCTTTCGGTAACGCAATGGCTGACGCTTTCAAAGCGGCTAAAGGCGAATAA